CAGGCGCAGGCCGAGCACCACGGTGGTGGTCAGGCTGGCGAGCGCAGCCGCCCCGAGCAGGGTAGTGCCAGGACCGCCGGTGCCGGCCGGCGGGGACGTGGGGCGGTCGCTCACGATTCCTCCAGAAGGGCGCCGAAGGCGAGGATGCCCAGCGTCACGTACACGACGGCGAACACGGCCAGCAGCTGCGCCCACCGCCAGCCGTCGTCGACGGAGATCCCCATACCGGCCTCCCAGGCGCGGGTCGCGCTCAGCAGCACGGGGGCCACCACGGGGAGCAGCAGCAGGGGCAGCAGCGTCTCCCGGACCTCGAGGCCGGCGGCCAGGACCCCGTAGACGGTTCCGGCTGCGGCCAGCCCGACGGTTGCCGCTGCGCTGGTGGCGAGCAGGAGGGCCGGGCCGCCCAGGTCGGCGTCGTAGAGCACGACGATCCCGACCGCCAGCACGACCTGGAGCAGCGCCAGCTGGGCGGCGACGGCAGCAGCCTTGCCGAGGAACACCCCGGCAGGGTCGAGACCGCTGAGGCGCAACCCGTCGGCCACGCCGTCGCCGGCCTCCACCGCGAAGCTGCGCTGCACGGCGAGCAGGGCGGACAGCAGCACGGCGACCCAGAACAGCCCGGCCGAGGCCCGGCCCAGCACGCCGCGGTCGGGATCGAGGGCGAAGCCGAACAGCACCAGGATCACGATGGCGAACGGCGCGACCTGGTTCGTGGCGACACGGGAACGGGCCTCGATGCGCAGGTCCTTGCCCGCTACCAGCACGGCGTCACGCCACATGGGCGGGCTCACGCTGGAGGACCCGCCCGCCACCGAGGACGACTGTGCGGGCGGCCAGGGCGCCGGCCCGCTCCGCCTCGTGCGAGGCCATCACGACAGTGGCGCCGCCCGCCGCGGCCGAGCGCACCAGGTCGTCGAGGAGGCTGCGACCGTCGGCGTCCAGCCCGGCGTGGGGTTCGTCGAGCAGCCACAGGGCGGGCGCCCGGGCCACCAGGGCGGCGATGGACACCCGCCGCCGCTGCCCCGCCGACAGCCGCCCGACGGACACCGACCGCAGGCGCCCGTCGACGCCGAGGCTGACCATCGCCGGTCCGACGGCAGCCACGTTCCCGCCGCCGGCCCGGACGGCGAAGCGCAGGTTGTCCTCCACCGAGAGGTCGTCGTACATGGCCCCGGCATGGCCGAGCAGGCCGATGCTGCGGCGCACCGTGCGGCGGTCGTGCAGCAGGTCGTGGCCAAGTACCCGGGCCTCGCCCGACACCACCTGCACGAGCCCGGCACAGGCTCGCAGCAGCGTCGTCTTGCCCGCGCCGTTGGCACCCTGGAGCAGGACGATCTCACCGGCTCCGACGTCGAGGTCCACGCCAGCCAGAGCAGGGAAACGGCCGAGCAGGGCGACGGCGGAACGGAAGCGGACAACGGGGGCCATGGCGGCACGGCAATGCTACGGGGCGTCGCCCGCGTTCTTCCAAGCGGAGGGTCGCAGCCACCACGCGTCCGGTCCCGTACCGTGACTCCGTGGACATCCGGAGGGCCGTCGCCGGCCTCGGCAGGACGATGATCGCGGCCGGCGTGCTCATCCTGCTGTTCGTGGCCTACGAGCTGTGGGGCACGGGTCTGGCCGAGGCCCGCTCGCAGCGGGCCCTCAGGAAGGAGTTCGAGCGGTCCCTCGCCCAGGTGCCGTCCACCACCACGACGAGCCCGGCCACCACCGCGCCGGTCTCCACCACGCCCGGCGCCACCACCACGGTCTCGACCGCTGCCCCTCTCCCCGATCTCGGGCCCCCGCCGGCGCCGGCGGGCGACGCCGTGGCCATCATCAAGATCCCCAAGCTGGGAGTGGAAAAGACGGTCGTCCAGGGCGTGAGCCTCGGGATGCTCAAGCGCGGTCCCGGGCACTACCCCACCACGCCCCTGCCCGGTCAGCCGGGCAACGCCGCCATCGCCGGCCACCGCACGACCTACGGCGCGCCGTTCTTCCGTCTCAACGAGCTCGATCCCGGCGACCCGGTGCTGGTCACCACCCGCCAGGGCCGCTTCCGCTACGAGGTGATCGAGAAGCGGGTCGTGCGCCCCGACGAGACGGCGGTGCTCGGCCCGTCGAAGGACAACCGCCTCACGCTCACGACGTGCAATCCCCGGTTCAGCGCGGCCCAGCGCCTCGTCGTGATCTCGGTCCTCAAGGGCGAGGCGGCCGAGGCGCCGGCGCCGCCGACGACCACAACCACAACGACCGTGCCGCCCGTGACGGTCCCGGGCGTGACCACCGCGGTGACTGCGCCTCCGACGACCCAGGCGACGTCGCTGGAGGACCTGGAGGCGGCCGAGGACGAGGGCCTCTCGGGGCACAACGCGGCCAACGGACCCGCCGTCACGTGGGGGATCGCCGCTGCCGCCGTGTGGCTGCTCACCTGGCTGGCCGGGCGGCGCTGGCGAAAGTGGCCCGCCTACCTGGTCGGCACGCCCGTGTTCCTCGTGGTGCTGTTCGTGTTCTTCGAGAACTTCAGCCGGCTGCTGCCCTCGAACTTCTAGCGCTCGTCGAGGGCCAAGGGCGGGTAGTCGTCGGTGAGGAGGTACGTGTAGGCCGTCACGCGGACCGAGAACCGCATCACCTTCAGCAGGAAGGCGCGCATGCCCTCCGGCCAGCGCCCGGTGAACAGCACTGCGAAGAACCCGGCGACGGCGACGAACATCGCTCCGAGCGCCACGACGACGCCGACCAGCGCGGCCGGGATGACCCAGATGAGCCGGAGGCCGACAGTGAGGCGGTTCCGTTGCTCGTAGGTCGGCCGGAAGTCGATGCGGGTGACGTCGATGCCGGGATCGTCGGTCGTGGCGCTGAAGTCGAAGGGCGGATAGGACTCCCGCAGCCACAGCACGTAGGTGTACGTCCGCATCTGGTACCGGATGGCGAGGCAGAGGTAGTTGGCCAGGCTGGAGGGCAGGGAGCCGGTGAACAGGATCACCAGCCAGGCGATCAAGCTGACGAGGTTGGCGATCTGCTGGAGGACGTAGCCGATGAAGAGGTGCGGGATGGCGAGGAACCACTGCACCAGGGGGCGCCAGTTGGCCACCCGGTCGTCGGCAGTGAGCTCGAAGGTGGCCGGGTACCCCGTCCATGCCGGATCGGTCATTCCTGCCCCCCGATCTGTCGATCCTCCGGGAGCGTAGACCGCGAGGCTCTCAGATGGCGGTGAGCCGGTCGAGTCCGATCTTTCCCATGAAGTCGACCAGCAGGCTCGACATCCGCGACAGGCGGTTGGTGAACAGCAGCACGCCGAAGGCGGCGAGCAGCAGCCCGGACACGAGATTGATCGTGCGGGCGTGGCGCTTGACCCAGCCGAGCGCCCCGGCCAGGCGCCCGAAGGCCACCCCGGTGACCACGAACGGCACGCCGAGGCCGAGCGAGTAGGCGAGCAGCAGCGACACCCCCCGCCCGAGGGTGGCCTCGGTGGCGGCCAGCGACAGCACCGAGGCCAGCACCGGGCCGATGCACGGCGTCCACCCGAATGCGAAGGCCATGCCCATCACCGGGGCGGCGAAGGCGCCGAGCCTCGACGGGCGCACGTCGACGCGGCGTTCCTGCTGGAACGCCTTCGGCCGCACCACCCCGGCCATGGCCAGGCCCATGACCACGACCACGGCGCCGGCGATCTGGTTGAGCCCCCGCTGGTGGTCGAGCAGCACCTGGCCGACGGCGCTGGCCCCGGCGCCCAAGGCCACGAACACGAGGGTGAAGCCGGCCACGAACAACAGGGTCGAGCGGAGCAGCCGGCGGGTATCGGCCTTCGTCGCCACCGCCAGCTCGGCCGTGCCGACGCCGGACATGAGGGAGAGGTAGCCGGGGACGAGCGGCAGCACGCACGGAGACAGGAACGAGATCACCCCTGCGCCGAAGGCGACGAACAGCCCCGGGTTCGACGCCGCCAGCACCGGGCCCACTCAGCGCCCCTGGAAACGGGGCGGGCGACGCTCGGCGAAGGCGGCGACGCCCTCGACCAGGTCGGCGCTGGCCCACGCCCGGCGCCTGGCGTCCTCGACGCCGGGATCGGCGAGGTCACCCTCGAGCCGGTTCAGGGCGAGCTTGTGGGCGGCCACCGTGAGGGGCGCGAGGCGGGCGATGTCGCCGGCCCACGCCACCGCCTCGTCGAGCCCGCCCGCGCGCTGCGCCAGCCCGAGGCCCACAGCGGTGGCGCCGTCGATCTCCTCGGCCGCCAGCAGCATCGCCCGGGCCGGGCCGTGACCGGCGAGCAGAGCGACGCGCTGCACGCTGGCGTGGTCCATCACCAGTCCCAGTCTGGCGGCCGGGACCCCGAAGCGGCAATCGGCAGTGGCGACCCGCAGGTCACAGGCCACGGCGAGCTGGAGCCCGGCGCCGAGGGCCACCCCCTCGACCGCGGCGATGACGGGGACGGGAGCACCCGTGACGGCGTCGAGGAGCAGCCGCAGTCGGTCGATGAACCGGCCGCTCGGCACGGCCGAGAGATCGGCACCGGCGCAGAAGTGGCCGCCGGCACCGCCGAGCACGACGGCGCGGGCACCGCCCGAGACCGCCGTCGCCAGGCCCTCGACGAGCTCGTCGCACGTGTGGGCGTCGAGGGCGTTGCGGCGCTCGGGCCGGTCGATGGTGAGCACCGAGACAGCGCCGGCGCTCTGGGCCCGGACCGTCATCGGCGCCGTTGTGTAGGACGGGTCGCGATGCGGAACACTACGGCCATGATCCTCTTCATCCTCGGTCTCGTCCTCAGCGGTCTCATCGTGGGCGCCCTCGGCCGCCTCGCCATCCCCGGGCCCAACCCCATGTCGATCGGCATGACGATCCTCGTCGGGGTGGGCGGCTCACTGATCGCCGGGCTGGTGGCCGGGCTGTTGTTCAACCGGGGCGCCGGATTGCTGCTGTCCGTGCTGGGCGCTGCGCTCATCGTCTGGCTCATGCAGCGCAGCCAGTCCCGGCGGACGGCGTTCTGACCGCCGCCCCGTCGCCGTCAGACCCGCTGCTGGCGGGCCACCGCGTCGAGGTCGGCCTCCACCATGGACGACACCATCTCGGCGAACGTCACCCGAGGGGCCCAGCCCAGCTCACGCCGGGCCCGGGTGGCGTCGCCGATGAGTGAGTCGACCTCGGCCGGTCGCATGAAGCGCGGGTCCATCACGACGTGGTCCCGGTAGTCGAGGCCGACGGTCTCGAAGGCGAGCGAGCAGAAGTCGCGCACGGTGTGCGCCTCTCCCGTGGCCACCACGTAGTCGGACGGGGCGTCCTGCTGGAGCATGAGCCACATGGCCCGCACGTAGTCGCCGGCGAATCCCCAGTCGCGCTCGGCGTCGAGATTGCCCAGTGACAGGGTCTGGTCGAGGCCGAGCTTGATCCGGGCCACGCCGTTGGTGATCTTGCGGGTGACGAACTCGAGGCCCCGCCGGGGCGACTCGTGGTTGAACAGCATGCCGCTGGAGGCGTGCAGGCCGTACGACTCGCGATAGTTCACCGTGATCCAGTGCCCGTACACCTTGGCCACGCCGTAGGGGCTGCGGGGGTAGAACGGCGTGGTCTCGCGCTGGGGGACCTCGACGACCTTGCCGAACATCTCGCTCGAGCTCGCCTGGTAGAAGCGGATGCTGGCGTCGACGGTGCGGATGGCGTCGAGGACCCGCGTGACGCCGATGGCGGTGGTCTCCCCCGTGAGGACGGGCTGGTCCCACGACGTCTGCACGAAGGACTGGGCGGCCAGGTTGTACACCTCTGTGGGTTGGTGGGCGCTGAGCAGCCGGATCATCGACACCTCGTCCAGCAGGTCGCCGGACACGATCGTGATCCTGTCCTGGATGTGGGCGATGCGCTCGAAGTTCACCGTGCTCGACCGCCGCACCATGCCGAGAACTTCGTAGCCGTTCTCGAGGAGCAGCTCGGCCAGGTAGGAACCGTCCTGGCCGGTGATGCCGGTGATGAGCGCGCGCCGTTCCATTGGCCGCAGTCTTACCGCCCGGCGTGCGGGCCGTCGGGCGGAACGCCTGCCGCCCAGCGCGGAGGCCGCTTCTCGGCGAAGGCGGCCGTGCCCTCGTGGGCGTCCTCCGTCATCCCGGCCAGCGTGAGCAGGGGATGCAGCTGGGCCAGGGCGGCGCGAGCGTCGAGGCCCCAGGTCGCGTAGAACGAGTCGCGCCCGAGGCGCAGCGGGCCCGGGGGCTTGGCGGCCAGGACGGCCGCCACCTCGTCGACGGCGGCGCCGAGATCGGCCGCTGCGACCACCCGGCTGACGAAGCCGATGCGCTCGGCCTCGGCCGCCCCCACCCGCCGGCCGGTCATCATCAACTCGAGCGCCTTCTTGGGCGGCATGGCCCGCACCAGCGGCACGGTGGCCAGGTAGGGCCACAGCCCCACGTCGATCTCGGGGGTGGCGAACACGGCGTCCTCGGCCGCCAGCACCAGGTCGCAGGCCAGGGCCAGGGCGAACCCACCGGCCATGGCCGCGCCGCGCACGGCCGCCACCGTCGGCTTGCCGAGGTCCCACAGGTCGAGGAACAGGGCGGCCAACTGCCCACGGTCGCCGTGCGCCTTCTCCACCGTCGCCGTGGTCGGGCTCGGCCCGGCGGTGCCGGCGGTGCCGGCGGTGCCGGCGGTGGCCATGGTGGACAGGTCGGCGCCTGCGCAGAAGGCACGGTCGCCGGCGCCG
This Acidimicrobiales bacterium DNA region includes the following protein-coding sequences:
- a CDS encoding heme exporter protein CcmB, which produces MSPPMWRDAVLVAGKDLRIEARSRVATNQVAPFAIVILVLFGFALDPDRGVLGRASAGLFWVAVLLSALLAVQRSFAVEAGDGVADGLRLSGLDPAGVFLGKAAAVAAQLALLQVVLAVGIVVLYDADLGGPALLLATSAAATVGLAAAGTVYGVLAAGLEVRETLLPLLLLPVVAPVLLSATRAWEAGMGISVDDGWRWAQLLAVFAVVYVTLGILAFGALLEES
- the ccmA gene encoding heme ABC exporter ATP-binding protein CcmA; translation: MAPVVRFRSAVALLGRFPALAGVDLDVGAGEIVLLQGANGAGKTTLLRACAGLVQVVSGEARVLGHDLLHDRRTVRRSIGLLGHAGAMYDDLSVEDNLRFAVRAGGGNVAAVGPAMVSLGVDGRLRSVSVGRLSAGQRRRVSIAALVARAPALWLLDEPHAGLDADGRSLLDDLVRSAAAGGATVVMASHEAERAGALAARTVVLGGGRVLQREPAHVA
- a CDS encoding class E sortase, which encodes MDIRRAVAGLGRTMIAAGVLILLFVAYELWGTGLAEARSQRALRKEFERSLAQVPSTTTTSPATTAPVSTTPGATTTVSTAAPLPDLGPPPAPAGDAVAIIKIPKLGVEKTVVQGVSLGMLKRGPGHYPTTPLPGQPGNAAIAGHRTTYGAPFFRLNELDPGDPVLVTTRQGRFRYEVIEKRVVRPDETAVLGPSKDNRLTLTTCNPRFSAAQRLVVISVLKGEAAEAPAPPTTTTTTTVPPVTVPGVTTAVTAPPTTQATSLEDLEAAEDEGLSGHNAANGPAVTWGIAAAAVWLLTWLAGRRWRKWPAYLVGTPVFLVVLFVFFENFSRLLPSNF
- a CDS encoding DUF4389 domain-containing protein; its protein translation is MTDPAWTGYPATFELTADDRVANWRPLVQWFLAIPHLFIGYVLQQIANLVSLIAWLVILFTGSLPSSLANYLCLAIRYQMRTYTYVLWLRESYPPFDFSATTDDPGIDVTRIDFRPTYEQRNRLTVGLRLIWVIPAALVGVVVALGAMFVAVAGFFAVLFTGRWPEGMRAFLLKVMRFSVRVTAYTYLLTDDYPPLALDER
- a CDS encoding cytochrome c biogenesis protein CcdA; protein product: MGPVLAASNPGLFVAFGAGVISFLSPCVLPLVPGYLSLMSGVGTAELAVATKADTRRLLRSTLLFVAGFTLVFVALGAGASAVGQVLLDHQRGLNQIAGAVVVVMGLAMAGVVRPKAFQQERRVDVRPSRLGAFAAPVMGMAFAFGWTPCIGPVLASVLSLAATEATLGRGVSLLLAYSLGLGVPFVVTGVAFGRLAGALGWVKRHARTINLVSGLLLAAFGVLLFTNRLSRMSSLLVDFMGKIGLDRLTAI
- a CDS encoding enoyl-CoA hydratase, with the protein product MTVRAQSAGAVSVLTIDRPERRNALDAHTCDELVEGLATAVSGGARAVVLGGAGGHFCAGADLSAVPSGRFIDRLRLLLDAVTGAPVPVIAAVEGVALGAGLQLAVACDLRVATADCRFGVPAARLGLVMDHASVQRVALLAGHGPARAMLLAAEEIDGATAVGLGLAQRAGGLDEAVAWAGDIARLAPLTVAAHKLALNRLEGDLADPGVEDARRRAWASADLVEGVAAFAERRPPRFQGR
- the gmd gene encoding GDP-mannose 4,6-dehydratase; this translates as MERRALITGITGQDGSYLAELLLENGYEVLGMVRRSSTVNFERIAHIQDRITIVSGDLLDEVSMIRLLSAHQPTEVYNLAAQSFVQTSWDQPVLTGETTAIGVTRVLDAIRTVDASIRFYQASSSEMFGKVVEVPQRETTPFYPRSPYGVAKVYGHWITVNYRESYGLHASSGMLFNHESPRRGLEFVTRKITNGVARIKLGLDQTLSLGNLDAERDWGFAGDYVRAMWLMLQQDAPSDYVVATGEAHTVRDFCSLAFETVGLDYRDHVVMDPRFMRPAEVDSLIGDATRARRELGWAPRVTFAEMVSSMVEADLDAVARQQRV
- a CDS encoding enoyl-CoA hydratase/isomerase family protein; translation: MAEVVLYEVDGPLGRVTINRPERRNALTWDAVRLLRGALALAKADEHVRVVVLTGAGDRAFCAGADLSTMATAGTAGTAGTAGPSPTTATVEKAHGDRGQLAALFLDLWDLGKPTVAAVRGAAMAGGFALALACDLVLAAEDAVFATPEIDVGLWPYLATVPLVRAMPPKKALELMMTGRRVGAAEAERIGFVSRVVAAADLGAAVDEVAAVLAAKPPGPLRLGRDSFYATWGLDARAALAQLHPLLTLAGMTEDAHEGTAAFAEKRPPRWAAGVPPDGPHAGR